Part of the Hippea jasoniae genome, TTATGTGGGTGGTCTTACAAGCTACAATGCAACATTAAAATTTGCAAAAGCCCTCAAAGCAAGGGGTTATAATGTTTATGCAATAAAAAATATAAACCTTCTATACTACTGTTTAATTGATAAATCCGTTGAATCTCAAAAGAAATTAGCTTACAAAAAAGCCTGGTCAAAAACCGTTTTCAAAATCATATTCAAAGCAAAACCCAAAAAGAGCTTTATCTGGTATATACGATTTTCAACACCATCAAAGGCAATCATTAAAACCTTGAAAAAATACGGCTATTACCCTATAATCAAAACGGTAAAAAACGGGGCGTAGCGCAGCCTGGATAGCGCACTTGAATGGGGTTCAAGTGGTCGGAGGTTCAAATCCTCTCGCCCCGACCATCTCTTTTAAAGAAAGCATAGAAAAATAGCAGCGTTATACCGATTGTTATAAAGCTATCTGCAAGGTTGAATGCAGGGTAATGGTATTGTTTTATATGAAAATCCAAAAAATCAACAACATAACCCTTAAAAACTCTATCGTATAGATTTCCCAGATCTCCTCCACCCAAAAGTGAAAGTGCAAAAATATAAATGCCATTTCTATCCTTAGAAAAGACAATCAGCCATAACACAACAAAAAAAACAACGCCACTGATTGTGCATAACGCTATGCGGCGTAGATTTTCGGGTAAATCAGCAAGCAATCCAAAAGCAATACCTTTGTTTTCCAAATGCACGATATTAAAAAAACCCTTTATCACCTCAATGGAACCATTTAATGTTAAATGATGTGATATATATAACTTTGTAAAGTAATCAGCTATAAAAAAAAGGAGTATCAAAGATACTCCTTTGATTGCCTTTGTGTCCATCCACTACTCTGCTGATTTTTCTACAAACTCCACAATCGAAACGGCTGCAGCATCACCCTTTCTAAAGCCCAATTTAATCCTTCTAACATAACCGCCGTTTCTTGTGGCAAACCGTGGAGCGATATTGTCAAATAATTTTCTCACAGCTTTTTTGTTGTTGTTCAACTTAGCCAAAGCCTTTCTACGGGAGGCAAGAGTGTCGTTTTTTGCCATTGTAATCAACTTGCTTATAAACCTGACAAGCTCCCTTGCCTTGGCATCTGTGGTTTGAATCCTCTCATTCTCAATCAATGCAATTGCAAGGTTTCTCAATAAATGTTTTCTTCTTTCTGAATCGATACTTAATGTTTTGTATCCCTTTCTATGTCTCATTGCCCTCTCCTTCTTTGGCTTTTATCATATTTTCTATCGTCTCAAGCTGCTTTTGCGTAAAACTCATACCGAGCTCTAAGTTTAGCTGGGCAAGAGCATCCTTAATCTCTTTAAGTGACTGTTTGCCAAAATTCTTGGTGTTTAGAAGCTCTGCATCTGTTTTCTGAACAAGTTCATAAATATACCTAATTTTATGAGCTGCAAGACAATTTGAAGCCCTTACATTGAGTTCAAGCTCCTCAATTGGTTTAAGAAGAGCCTCGTTAATTTGTTCTTCCTGCTGTGTTGAGGTTTGCTCTTCCATCGAAACCTTTCTGAAGTCTCCAGCAAAAATAGATATGTAATTACCAAGAATAAAACTTGCTGTTTTCAAAGCATCCTGAGGCGTAACAGTTTTATCCGTTTCTATCTCAAGAATCAATCTTTCGTAGTTATAATAATCTTTCGTTGTGCTTTTATCCACATGATATGAAACCTTTACAATTGGCGAAAACAATGCATCGATAGGTATATATCCCATATCTGTATTGACCATTTCATAATTTGCCTGTCTGTAGCCTATACCCTTTTCAAGGTAAAGCTTTGCTTTAAATTCAGCATCATCCATCAGCTCTGCAATATAAGCATCCTGACTAACAACCTCAACCTGTGCAGGTGTTTGGATATCCGCAGCCGTAATAATTCCGGGGCCTTTCTTTTCTATATACGCCTCAGCTCTTTCAAAATCATCCGTAAGGGCCTTAAATCTCATATGTTTGAGATTCAATATAATGTTTAAAACATCCTCTTTGACACCCTCTATTGTGCTAAATTCATGCTCCACACCTTCTATTTCCACACCCACAACGGCAACACCGGGTATCGAAGATAACAAGATCCTCCTCAAAACGTTGCCAATGGTTATAGCATAACCCTCATTTAAAGGATCCAGTATAAATCTTCCAAACTCATCTGAAACCTTATCTATTTTTACCTCTTCAGGCAATGTCAGATACTTAAAAACGCCCTTCATTTTGCTTCCCTTCGTTATTTTTTATTTAGAGTACAACTCAACAATGGCGTTTTCGTTGAATGGTGGCTGTACATCATCTCTTGTTGGAATGTCAGCAAATGTAGCCGACACATTATCCATATCAACAACAATCCACGAAGCAGATGATCTTCTTGCATTCTCCTCAAATCTCTGTTTGAACTCCTCTTTGGATTTCATTTTATCTGAAACAGATACAACATCCCCTTTTTTGACAAGATAAGAAGGGATATTTACCTTTTTGCCGTTCACTTTGATATGGCCATGCGCAACAAGT contains:
- the lspA gene encoding signal peptidase II; its protein translation is MDTKAIKGVSLILLFFIADYFTKLYISHHLTLNGSIEVIKGFFNIVHLENKGIAFGLLADLPENLRRIALCTISGVVFFVVLWLIVFSKDRNGIYIFALSLLGGGDLGNLYDRVFKGYVVDFLDFHIKQYHYPAFNLADSFITIGITLLFFYAFFKRDGRGERI
- a CDS encoding DNA-directed RNA polymerase subunit alpha, coding for MKGVFKYLTLPEEVKIDKVSDEFGRFILDPLNEGYAITIGNVLRRILLSSIPGVAVVGVEIEGVEHEFSTIEGVKEDVLNIILNLKHMRFKALTDDFERAEAYIEKKGPGIITAADIQTPAQVEVVSQDAYIAELMDDAEFKAKLYLEKGIGYRQANYEMVNTDMGYIPIDALFSPIVKVSYHVDKSTTKDYYNYERLILEIETDKTVTPQDALKTASFILGNYISIFAGDFRKVSMEEQTSTQQEEQINEALLKPIEELELNVRASNCLAAHKIRYIYELVQKTDAELLNTKNFGKQSLKEIKDALAQLNLELGMSFTQKQLETIENMIKAKEGEGNET
- the rplQ gene encoding 50S ribosomal protein L17, which translates into the protein MRHRKGYKTLSIDSERRKHLLRNLAIALIENERIQTTDAKARELVRFISKLITMAKNDTLASRRKALAKLNNNKKAVRKLFDNIAPRFATRNGGYVRRIKLGFRKGDAAAVSIVEFVEKSAE